A single Vigna radiata var. radiata cultivar VC1973A chromosome 8, Vradiata_ver6, whole genome shotgun sequence DNA region contains:
- the LOC111242276 gene encoding uncharacterized protein LOC111242276 gives MKTSMGLSPFQMVYGKACHFLVDMEHKALWALNFLNLDPHETQSKRRNQLLELEEMRLHAYDSSRSYKEKVKFYHDRKLVKRVFNPGQQVLLFNSRLKLFLGKLKSKWSGPFVIKHVFSNGAVELENPNDDGQQQIGW, from the coding sequence ATGAAGACTTCCATGGGGTTATCACCTTTTCAGATGGTATATGGGAAAGCATGTCATTTTCTAGTAGACATGGAACATAAGGCTTTGTGGgctttaaactttttaaaccTTGACCCTCATGAGACTCAAAGCAAGCGTAGAAATCAATTGTTGGAGCTTGAAGAGATGCGGTTACATGCATATGACTCATCTAggagttataaagaaaaggtgaaattttatcatgacaggAAGCTGGTAAAAAGAGTTTTCAACCCGGGGCAGCAggtgttattatttaattcacggTTGAAGTTATTTCTTGGgaagttgaaatcaaaatggtcaggACCTTTTGTGATAAAGCATGTATTTTCAAATGGAGCTGTGGAGTTGGAGAATCCAAATGATGATGGTCAGCAGCAGATTGGGTGGTAA